A single region of the Gemmatimonas sp. UBA7669 genome encodes:
- a CDS encoding TetR/AcrR family transcriptional regulator, with product MSDHAAPYHHGDLRQALLSAAREVLERNGPASLSLRDLARQLGVSHNAPYRHFADRDALLDALSAEGFARLAESLQHVRGDTATERIAAMGQTYVAFADAHPGLFALMFQPVDATARPETVPIATRTLDLLRAGIREATGAEDSVDVATLWALVHGLSALRANAHQLFMEPAMIREVTARAAEALVQRARVTR from the coding sequence ATGAGCGATCATGCGGCTCCCTATCACCACGGCGACCTGCGCCAGGCGTTGTTGTCGGCGGCGCGCGAGGTACTGGAACGCAACGGCCCGGCGTCCCTGAGCCTTCGCGACCTCGCGCGCCAGCTTGGCGTGTCTCACAACGCGCCGTACCGGCACTTCGCCGATCGCGACGCATTGTTGGATGCGCTGAGTGCCGAGGGCTTCGCGCGCCTCGCCGAGTCGCTGCAGCACGTCCGAGGTGACACGGCGACGGAGCGGATCGCCGCCATGGGTCAGACCTACGTGGCCTTCGCCGATGCGCATCCGGGCCTCTTCGCGCTGATGTTCCAGCCCGTTGATGCGACGGCGCGGCCGGAGACCGTGCCCATTGCGACGCGTACGCTCGATCTCCTGCGCGCCGGCATCCGTGAGGCCACGGGGGCTGAGGATTCCGTGGATGTGGCCACCTTGTGGGCGTTGGTGCATGGACTTTCGGCGTTGCGTGCGAACGCGCACCAGCTGTTCATGGAGCCTGCGATGATTCGCGAGGTCACGGCGCGTGCGGCCGAGGCGTTGGTTCAACGGGCGCGGGTCACGCGGTGA